From a region of the Impatiens glandulifera chromosome 4, dImpGla2.1, whole genome shotgun sequence genome:
- the LOC124934306 gene encoding conserved oligomeric Golgi complex subunit 6-like, with the protein MGTTTALAPGLSRKLKKVLDTRTDSPDLLLSLSTLSDFYTGNTSHARRNLRSTIEKRSLSINQEFLQASDTAQQALDRVEEEVNALADCCDKIAKTLSSCSSTTGDIINTTERLKQELEITTQRQEIVSCFLRDYQLSNEEINALREEELSENFFKALSHVQEIHGNCKILLRTHHQRAGLELMDMMAVYQEGAYERLCRWVQTECRRLGDTDNPEVGELLRTAVRCLKERPVLFKYCAEEVANMRHNALFRRFISALTRGGPGGMPRPIEVHAHDPLRYVGDMLGWLHQALASERELVLALLDPDAISDTGPTARKFGEGLESHLGKTEIDLTFVLDRIFEGVCRPFKVRVEQVLQSQPSIITSYKLSNTLEFYSYTISDLLGRDTALCNTLWALKDASQKTFFDILKTRGEKLVRYPALVPVDLSPPLAVREGVSLLLEIIETYDGMMFPESGKKPPFDPVISALLDPIIQMCEQAADAYKSKGSLFRKNRTSSDPGQFTKSSVDAILTQRSSISSAQTSETPSKIFLINCLCTIQQPLFRREAASDYVKKLGSMIDSHIRDLVRKEVDSILNKCGLLNKMSYFNNSSDNNDSPLAEMEDTSQASLSECLKVLFGLVLGNENSLPEFEQMQVPKLRSETSVQVAKSLAEAYELIYKAIMDPKNQYADPKALARHPPDQIRTILGI; encoded by the exons ATGGGAACGACCACCGCTCTTGCGCCGGGACTGTCAAGGAAGTTGAAAAAGGTGCTTGATACAAGGACGGACAGTCCAGATCTACTATTATCTCTTAGCACTCTTTCCGACTTTTACACTGGAAACACTTCTCATGCTCGCCGTAACCTCCGATCCACCATTGAAAAGCGTTCGCTCTCCATCAATCAAGAGTTTCTTCAAGCTTCTGATACCGCTCAACAG GCATTGGATCGTGTGGAAGAGGAGGTTAACGCTCTTGCTGACTGCTGCGATAA GATAGCTAAGACTTTGAGTAGTTGCAGCTCTACAACTGGAGATATAATTAATACTACAGAACGGCTTAAACAGGAACTTGAAATCACTACTCAAAGACAAGAGATTGTGTCGTGTTTCCTTCGCGATTATCAGCTTTCTAATGAAGAG ATAAATGCTTTGAGGGAGGAGGAGCTCAGTGAAAATTTCTTCAAGGCGTTATCTCATGTTCAAGAAATTCATGGCAACTGCAAAATTTTGCTTCGTACTCATCATCAG CGTGCAGGTCTGGAACTTATGGATATGATGGCTGTCTACCAAGAAGGGGCATATGAGCGGTTGTGCag GTGGGTGCAGACAGAGTGTAGGAGACTGGGAGATACTGATAATCCGGAAGTAGGTGAACTTCTTAGAACAGCTGTCAGATGCCTTAAAGAACGACCTGTCCTCTTCAAGTATTGCGCAGAAGAG gTTGCAAACATGAGGCATAATGCACTATTTAGGAGGTTTATAAGTGCTCTCACACGTGGTGGACCGGGTGGAATGCCTAGACCTATTGAAGTACATGCTCACGATCCATTGAGATATGTGGGTGACATGTTGGGATGGCTGCATCAG GCCTTAGCATCAGAAAGGGAGCTCGTCCTTGCATTACTTGATCCAGATGCAATTTCTGATACTGGACCAACTGCCAGGAAATTTGGCGAAGGATTAGAGAGTCATTTAGGAAAGACAGAAATTGATTTGACATTTGTTCTTGACAGAATATTTGAAGGAGTCTGTCGACCATTTAAAGTGAGAGTTGAACAAGTGTTGCAATCGCAGCCGAGTATAATTACATCATACAAACTCAGCAACACTCTGGAGTTTTACAGCTATACT ATCTCAGATTTGCTAGGAAGAGATACTGCATTATGTAATACACTTTGGGCTCTTAAAGATGCTTCTCAGAAAACattctttgatattttaaaaacacgGGGAGAAAAGCTTGTAAGATATCCGGCCCTTGTTCCTGTTGATCTTTCTCCACCTCTCGCGGTTAGGGAAGGTGTCTCTTTGTTGCTTGAAATAATAGAGACATACGATGGCATGATGTTTCCTGAGTCGGGAAAAAAGCCTCCTTTTGATCCTGTAATATCTGCTTTACTTGATCCCATCATTCAG ATGTGTGAACAAGCTGCAGATGCATATAAGTCAAAAGGTAGCTTATTTAGGAAAAATAGAACCAGTTCTGATCCTGGTCAATTCACTAAATCCTCTGTTGATGCTATTTTGACTCAAAGAAGTTCCATCTCCTCGGCTCAG ACAAGTGAAACACCTTCAAAGATTTTCCTCATAAACTGTTTGTGCACAATTCAACAACCTTTATTTCGACGTGAAGCAGCATCTGATTACGTAAAGAAACTGGGATCAATGATCGATAGTCACATTCGCGATCTGGTTAGAAAAGAAGTCGACTCAATTCTTAACAAATGTGGGCTATTGAACAAGATGTCGTACTTTAACAATTCATCAGACAATAATGATTCTCCATTAGCGGAAATGGAGGATACATCTCAGGCATCCCTATCGGAATGTCTGAAGGTTCTTTTTGGTCTTGTTTTGGGAAATGAAAACTCGTTACCTGAGTTTGAACAAATGCAGGTACCTAAGTTGAGGTCCGAGACTTCTGTTCAAGTTGCGAAGTCTTTGGCCGAAGCTTATGAACTTATTTATAAAGCGATTATGGATCCTAAGAATCAGTATGCAGATCCTAAGGCCCTGGCTAGACATCCCCCTGACCAGATCAGAACGATCTTAGGGATTTGA
- the LOC124937051 gene encoding cyclin-dependent protein kinase inhibitor SMR14, protein MSILENMSAIMGIDNIEDISSISSLTSIRIPDCPEKEEEDGVGPVGGTTTPTKKRDLRAIILQCPPAPRKSKPSPALFLGKRHRDHLIKGTLLLDMSHEVQALFPVGFMSDLRRKIKKARTYN, encoded by the coding sequence ATGTCAATCTTAGAAAACATGTCTGCAATCATGGGTATTGACAATATTGAAGACATCTCTTCAATATCTTCCTTAACTTCCATTAGAATTCCAGATTGTCcggagaaggaggaggaggatgggGTTGGGCCGGTTGGCGGAACAACTACTCCGACGAAGAAACGAGATCTAAGGGCTATTATCCTTCAATGTCCGCCTGCGCCAAGGAAATCCAAGCCATCTCCGGCCTTGTTCTTGGGAAAAAGACATCGTGATCATCTAATTAAGGGAACACTTTTGCTCGATATGTCACACGAGGTACAAGCATTGTTTCCAGTTGGATTTATGTCTGATCTTCGTCGTAAGATCAAGAAGGCTCGAACTTATAATTGA
- the LOC124933529 gene encoding pumilio homolog 1-like, translating to MLSEMERRPINEGSYGDEMEREITLLLREQQRRHESDDLEKELNLHRSGSAPPTIEGSLNAAGRMFGGGGSYNEFMDKTQNGFMSQEEEQRSDPAYLSYYYSNVNLNPRLPPPLISKEDWRFTQRMHGGSSAVGGGGVIDRRKTTVADGSSGGGGRSLFSMPPGFNSKKVENESENLHSSAEWGGGDGLIGFPGLGLGAKQKSFADIIQNDLIRSTSPAAIPSRPSSRNAFENIDALRSTEAELSHLHSLQNELNLSSVQSAGQSASYSYAAALGGASLSRSTTPDPKVIARTPSPCLPPIGGERTGMLEKKNIINNINSFNSETPDLVHALSGLNLSNGGLDEESHLTQQIELDDERQDYLLNMRNIQNNVNNQHMYAKKPDFGHFQSSSSIYSPTNLPLNGFPSSPHNGSTRNLSPLYQHHQQQQLDSPNSSFLNYGHPGTSTMPPLYDNAANASGMAIPGMDTLFLGGSSALSEMQNYGRMGNQMGGGGFQANQIDPSYLQYLQSAEYASAHAGNPNNLSMDRNYLGNSYVDLVRKAYAGAMLSPQKSQYGLSSGPKFSGSNYYGNLAYNNNVSYPGSPRSSPVFPNGRAGPGSPMRSIVGDVIGPWNLQGGRNVHDNLGFSLLEEFKSNKTRSFELSEITGHVVEFSADQYGSRFIQQKLETATIEEKNMVFEEINPQALTLMTDVFGNYVIQKFFEYGMASQRRVLADKLFGNVLSLGLQMYGCRVIQKAIEVVDLDQKIKMVGELEGHVMRCVRDQNGNHVIQKCIECVPEEHIQFIVTTFFDQVVTLSTHPYGCRVIQRILEHCKDPMTQSKVMGEILASVSMLAQDQYGNYVVQHVLEQGNDNERSTIIRELAVNIVQMSQQKFASNVVEKCLCFGDPSQRQLLVNEMLGTTDENEPLQAMMKDQFANYVVQKVLETCDDQQRELILSRIKVHLNALKKYTYGKHIVARVEKLVAAGERRVALQHSSSYLAA from the exons ATGTTATCTGAAATGGAACGAAGACCGATCAACGAAGGATCTTACGGAGACGAGATGGAACGAGAAATTACCTTATTGTTACGCGAACAGCAACGTCGACACGAATCGGATGATCTTGAAAAAGAACTTAATCTTCATCGAAGTGGGTCAGCTCCTCCGACCATTGAAGGTTCACTGAACGCCGCTGGTCGTATGTTTGGTGGTGGGGGTTCTTATAATGAGTTTATGGATAAAACCCAGAATGGTTTTATGTCTCAAGAGGAGGAGCAAAGGTCTGATCCTGCTTATTTATCGTACTATTATTCCAATGTTAATCTAAACCCCAGGTTGCCGCCACCTTTGATATCGAAAGAGGATTGGAGGTTTACTCAAAGGATGCACGGTGGAAGTTCTGCTGTGGGTGGTGGTGGTGTAATTGATAGGAGGAAGACTACTGTGGCTGATGGAAGCAGTGGTGGAGGAGGTAGATCCTTGTTTTCTATGCCGCCTGGCTTTAATTCTAAGAAAGTAGAGAATGAGTCTGAAAACCTCCATAGCTCAGCCGAGTGGGGTGGTGGTGATGGATTGATAGGTTTTCCTGGTTTAGGACTTGGTGCAAAACAGAAGAGCTTTGCAGATATAATTCAG AATGATCTGATCCGTTCAACTTCTCCTGCTGCAATCCCTTCTCGTCCTTCAAGCCGTAATGCCTTTGAAAATATTGATGCCTTAAGGTCCACTGAAGCTGAGCTTTCTCATCTGCATAGCTTGCAAAATGAATTGAATTTATCTTCTGTCCAAAGTGCAGGCCAATCTGCATCGTACTCTTATGCTGCTGCTTTGGGTGGTGCTTCGTTGTCTAGAAGCACAACTCCAGATCCCAAAGTTATTGCTCGAACTCCCAGTCCTTGCCTTCCTCCTATTGGCGGAGAAAGGACAGGcatgttggagaagaaaaaTATCATCAATAATATAAACTCATTCAACTCTGAGACTCCAGATCTGGTTCATGCTTTGTCGGGTTTGAACTTGTCAAATGGTGGACTAGACGAGGAAAGTCATCTGACTCAGCAGATTGAACTTGATGATGAACGCCAAGATTATCTACTCAATATGAGAAATATTCAGAATAATGTTAACAACCAACATATGTATGCTAAGAAACCTGACTTTGGGCATTTCCAATCATCATCCTCCATATACTCTCCCACTAATTTGCCTTTAAATGGATTTCCTTCTTCGCCTCATAATGGCAGTACAAGAAATTTATCTCCCTTATACCAGCATCATCAGCAACAGCAACTTGATAGTCCCAATTCATCTTTCTTGAACTATGGTCATCCCGGTACCTCGACTATGCCCCCTTTGTATGATAATGCTGCAAATGCATCAGGTATGGCAATTCCTGGAATGGATACTCTTTTTCTTGGTGGAAGTTCTGCATTATCAGAGATGCAGAATTATGGTAGGATGGGAAATCAGATGGGTGGAGGTGGTTTTCAGGCAAATCAAATTGACCCTTCATATCTTCAGTACTTACAGTCAGCTGAATATGCCTCTGCACATGCTGGAAATCCTAACAACCTTTCAATGGACCGGAATTATCTTGGGAATTCATATGTTGATTTAGTGAGGAAGGCGTATGCTGGAGCTATGCTATCTCCTCAGAAATCACAATATGGTCTTTCATCTGGCCCTAAGTTTAGCGGTTCTAATTACTATGGGAATCTAGCTTACAACAATAATGTATCATATCCTGGAAGTCCGCGGTCTTCTCCTGTCTTTCCAAATGGCAGAGCTGGACCTGGTAGTCCTATGAGAAGCATAGTCGGGGATGTAATTGGACCTTGGAATCTACAAGGTGGTAGAAATGTGCATGATAACTTGGGATTCTCTTTGTTGGAAGAATTTAAGAGCAACAAAACTAGGTCTTTTGAACTCTCTGAAATTACTGGGCATGTTGTTGAGTTCAG TGCTGATCAATATGGGAGCCGTTTTATTCAACAGAAGCTTGAGACTGCAACAATAGAGGAGAAAAATATGGTATTTGAGGAAATTAATCCTCAGGCTCTTACTTTAATGACTGATGTGTTTGGAAATTATGTGATCCAAAAG TTCTTTGAATATGGTATGGCATCACAGAGAAGAGTATTGGCTGACAAACTCTTTGGTAATGTGCTATCACTTGGCCTTCAAATGTATGGTTGCAGAGTGATTCAGAAG GCTATTGAAGTTGTTGATCTGGACCAAAAGATAAAAATGGTTGGAGAGCTTGAAGGTCATGTGATGCGGTGCGTTCGTGATCAAAATGGTAACCATGTGATCCAGAAATGTATTGAATGTGTTCCTGAAGAGCATATCCAGTTCATTGTTACCACTTTTTTTGATCAAGTTGTCACCCTTTCAACTCATCCATATGGATGCCGTGTCATACAG AGAATCTTGGAGCACTGCAAGGATCCAATGACACAGAGTAAAGTGATGGGTGAAATTTTAGCATCTGTTAGCATGTTGGCACAGGATCAATATGGCAATTATGTTGTTCAG CATGTGCTGGAGCAAGGAAATGATAATGAGCGTTCAACAATAATTAGAGAGCTAGCCGTGAACATAGTTCAAATGAGCCAACAGAAGTTTGCATCCAATGTCGTCGAAAAGTGTCTGTGTTTTGGGGATCCTTCTCAACGACAACTTCTTGTCAATGAAATGCTTGGCACCACAGATGAAAATGAGCCACTTCAG GCCATGATGAAAGACCAGTTTGCAAATTACGTTGTACAGAAGGTTCTGGAAACTTGCGATGATCAGCAGCGCGAGCTTATCCTGTCACGAATTAAAGTCCATCTGAATGCCCTGAAGAAATATACATATGGGAAACACATTGTGGCTCGTGTAGAGAAGCTAGTTGCTGCTGGAG AGAGGAGAGTTGCATTGCAGCATTCTTCTTCATATCTCGCAGCTTAG
- the LOC124934558 gene encoding U-box domain-containing protein 33-like translates to MELLHPYPPPASRIKPFSECSHSSTLRNGFYQESITISSQTQSPEMIRDDEYEVFIAVGKSSAKAITLLHWAFQCFPGRKFCILHVHQPSSLIPTLLGKFPASEANHEVVSVYRMKEKDQTNRLLLNYLSVCCHSKINARIITIEDAHVQKGILDLVNEHGIRNLVIGAMPDSNFELVLYKLITFCSCVKGKRSSNKASHAAKHAPHFCQIWFIYKGKHVWTKASTENAISFPTHLNSSAPEHSSSSSSSTSMNSVSGSKSNSCTEQKMSLDSTSKSEEECLYGHLIEIKLETEVFRMEASLERSKCEHFEAEAAKFIDKVNDLKSACECETKLIMEAENEVKDTIHKQGKLLEKQEEITKKLQKTTRNIDVLESRVQEANSRCEKAASELKVLETSIATLQREKRRIQRQKAEAMRCIDSWKNCGVTNSCGLVGFTGNSFNLAEFSTSDLQTATCDFSESFRIGQGGNGCVYKGELLGKTVAIKMWDPRNIQGRLEFQQEVQILGKLSHSHLATLIGICSEACSVVYEYLPNGSLQNFLLKKSNKASITWKLIARIVAEISSALLFLHSCKPKSIVHGNLKPENILLDSELSCKLCDLGICTSLGQFGEPSGSAHTDPEFCRTGILTMKSDIYSFGLIILQLLTGRSPVGLINEVRRAVSTGKLASILDLSAGEWPTFVSRRLVDLGLQFCKINSKERPLLTTDLVKELQNLPFSEDRPDPSFFTCPILKELMYDPQVAADGFTYEGEAIRTWLENGHESSPMTNLKLDHLHVTPNHSARLAIQDWLCKR, encoded by the exons ATGGAGCTTCTTCATCCTTATCCTCCTCCAGCTTCTAGAATCAAACCCTTTTCAGAGTGTTCACATTCATCAACTCTCCGAAATGGGTTTTATCAGGAAAGTATTACAATCAGTTCTCAGACCCAGTCACCGGAGATGATCAGAGATGACGAATATGAAGTATTCATCGCAGTCGGAAAATCTTCTGCTAAGGCAATTACCCTTCTTCACTGGGCTTTCCAATGTTTTCCAGGCAGGAAATTTTGCATTCTTCATGTTCATCAACCGTCTTCCTTGATCCCCACCCTCT TGGGGAAGTTTCCAGCAAGTGAAGCAAATCATGAAGTGGTATCTGTGTACAGGATGAAGGAAAAAGATCAGACAAATAGATTATTGCTTAATTACTTGTCTGTCTGTTGTCATtctaag ATTAATGCAAGAATCATTACAATTGAAGATGCCCATGTTCAAAAGGGAATCCTAGATCTGGTGAATGAACATGGTATCAGAAATCTTGTTATTGGAGCTATGCCGGACAG CAACTTTGAGTTGGTATTATACAAACTGATAACATTTTGCAGTTGTGTGAAGGGAAAAAGGAGCTCAAACAAGGCAAGTCATGCTGCAAAACACGCTCCTCATTTCTGTCAGATATGGTTCATCTACAAAGGGAAACATGTCTGGACAAAAGCTTCCACAGAAAATGCTATATCATTTCCTACACATCTCAACTCTTCTGCCCCAGAACACAGTTCCAGTTCATCAAGTTCAACTAGCATGAACTCAGTTAGTGGTTCTAAATCTAATTCCTGTACTGAGCAAAAAATGTCCTTGGATTCCACATCAAAGTCTGAGGAAGAATGCTTGTACGGTCATCTTATAGAAATAAAGCTAGAGACGGAGGTGTTTAGAATGGAAGCATCGCTTGAGAGATCAAAGTGTGAACATTTTGAAGCTGAAGCCGCCAAATTTATTGACAAG GTCAATGATTTGAAATCTGCTTGTGAATGTGAAACTAAGCTCATAATGGAAGCTGAGAATGAAGTGAAAGATACAATCCATAAGCAGGGAAAACTGTTGGAAAAACAAGAAGAAATCACGAAGAAGCTGCAGAAGACCACCCGAAATATAGATGTTCTAGAAAGTCGGGTTCAGGAAGCTAACAGTAGATGTGAAAAGGCAGCAAGTGAATTGAAAGTTTTAGAAACCTCCATCGCCACTTTGCAGCGCGAAAAGCGTCGGATTCAGCGACAGAAGGCAGAAGCAATGCGGTGTATCGATTCGTGGAAAAACTGTGGAGTAACAAACAGTTGTGGGTTAGTTGGATTCACTGgcaattctttcaatttggCAGAGTTTTCAACTTCAGATTTGCAAACTGCTACTTGTGACTTCTCCGAGAGTTTCAGAATCGGTCAAGGGGGAAATGGTTGTGTGTACAAAGGAGAATTGTTAGGTAAAACCGTTGCGATAAAGATGTGGGACCCGCGTAATATTCAAGGGCGGCTTGAGTTTCAACAAGAG GTTCAAATTCTTGGCAAACTAAGTCATTCTCATTTAGCGACATTAATTGGTATATGTTCGGAGGCCTGTTCAGTGGTTTACGAGTATTTGCCCAACGGAAGCCTCCAGAACTTTCTTCTTAAGAAGAGCAACAAAGCTTCCATAACATGGAAATTAATTGCACGAATAGTTGCTGAAATTTCAAGTGCCCTCTTGTTCTTGCACTCTTGCAAACCGAAGAGTATAGTCCATGGTAATCTGAAACCCGAGAACATTCTTCTTGACTCTGAACTCAGCTGCAAGCTGTGTGATCTCGGGATTTGTACGAGTCTTGGTCAATTCGGTGAGCCATCAGGGTCTGCTCATACAGATCCTGAATTTTGCCGAACCGGGATATTAACAATGAAATCAGATATTTATTCGTTCGGGCTCATTATTCTTCAGCTCCTCACAGGGAGGAGTCCAGTTGGATTGATAAACGAGGTTCGAAGGGCGGTTTCAACTGGAAAACTAGCTTCCATATTGGACTTGTCTGCAGGAGAATGGCCTACCTTTGTGTCAAGAAGATTGGTGGATCTAGGTTTACAGTTTTGCAAGATAAACAGTAAGGAGAGACCCCTGCTTACAACAGATTTGGTTAAGGAATTGCAGAATCTTCCTTTTTCGGAAGATCGCCCTGATCCATCGTTTTTCACGTGTCCTATTCTTAAG GAATTAATGTATGATCCTCAAGTGGCGGCAGATGGTTTCACTTATGAAGGTGAAGCAATTCGAACGTGGCTCGAAAATGGACATGAAAGTTCTCCGATGACGAATCTGAAGCTGGATCACTTGCATGTAACTCCTAACCATTCGGCTCGACTTGCAATTCAGGATTGGCTATGTAAACGGTGA
- the LOC124933575 gene encoding pumilio homolog 1-like: MLSEMERIPMNEGSYGDEIDRELSLLLREQQRRQEVDDREKEINLYRSGSAPPTIDGSLNAVGGLFGNGGSYNEFVDKSQNGFMSQEEEQRSDPAYLSYYYSNVNLNPRLPPPLLSKEDWRSNQRMHGGSSAVGGGIVDRRKTTMTDGSSGGGRSLFSMPPGFSSKKVDSEPENLHNSVEWGSDGLLGFPGLGLGAKQKSFADIIQNDLIRSPSPAAIPSRPSSRNAFENIDALRSTEAELSHLHSLQNELNLSSVQSAGQSASYSYAAALGGASLSRSTTPDPKVIARTPSPCLPPIGGERKSAINNVNSFNTETPDLVHALSGLNLSNGGLDEESHLTQQIELDDDRQDYLLHMRNIQNNANNQHMYAKKPDFGHFQSSSSMYSPNNLHLKGFPSSPHNGSTGNLSPLYQHQQLQLDSPNSPFLNYGHPGNSTLPPLYEYAANASGMAIPGMDTLFLGGSSAASEMQNFSRMGNQMGGGGFQANQIDPLYLQYLQSADYASAHVGNPNNLSMDRNYLGNSYVDLVRKAYGGAMLSPQKSQYGLSSGPKYSGSNYYGNLAYNNGFSYPASPRSSPVFPNGRAVPGSPMRSIVGDVIGPWNLQGGRNVQDSLGSSLLEEFKSNKTRSFELSEITGHVVEFSADQYGSRFIQQKLETATIEEKNMVFEEINPQALNLMTDVFGNYVIQKFFEYGMASQRRVLADKLFSNVLSLGLQMYGCRVIQKAIEVVDLDQKIKMVGELEGHVMRCVRDQNGNHVIQKCIECVPEEHIQFIVTTFFDQVVTLSTHPYGCRVIQRILEHCKDPMTQSKVMVEILGSVSMLAQDQYGNYVVQHVLEQGNDSERSTIIRELAVNIVQMSQQKFASNVVEKCLLFGDPSQRQLLVNEMLGTTDENEPLQAMMKDQFANYVVQKVLETCNDEQRELILSRIKVHLNALKKYTYGKHIVARVEKLVAAGERRVALQHSSYPAA; encoded by the exons ATGCTATCTGAAATGGAAAGAATACCAATGAATGAAGGATCTTATGGAGATGAGATAGATAGAGAGTTAAGCTTATTGTTACGTGAGCAGCAGAGGAGACAGGAAGTGGATGATCGTGAAAAGGAGATTAATTTGTACAGAAGTGGATCAGCTCCTCCAACTATAGATGGTTCACTGAATGCAGTTGGTGGTCTGTTTGGCAATGGGGGTTCTTATAATGAGTTTGTGGATAAAAGCCAAAATGGTTTTATGTCTCAGGAGGAAGAGCAAAGGTCTGATCCTGCATATTTATCGTACTATTATTCCAATGTGAATCTAAACCCCAGGTTGCCCCCACCGTTGCTATCGAAAGAGGATTGGAGGTCTAATCAAAGGATGCACGGTGGAAGTTCTGCTGTTGGTGGTGGTATAGTTGACAGAAGGAAGACAACAATGACTGATGGCAGCAGTGGTGGAGGAAGATCCTTGTTTTCTATGCCGCCTGGATTTAGTTCAAAGAAAGTAGATAGTGAGCCTGAAAATCTCCATAACTCAGTTGAGTGGGGTAGTGATGGATTGTTAGGTTTTCCAGGTTTAGGGCTTGGTGCAAAACAGAAGAGCTTTGCAGACATAATTCAG AATGATCTGATCCGTTCACCTTCTCCTGCTGCTATCCCTTCTCGTCCTTCCAGCCGTAATGCCTTTGAAAATATTGATGCATTAAGGTCCACAGAGGCTGAACTTTCTCATCTGCATAGCTTGCAAAATGAATTGAATTTATCTTCTGTCCAAAGTGCAGGGCAATCTGCATCCTACTCTTATGCTGCTGCTTTAGGTGGTGCTTCGTTGTCTAGAAGCACAACTCCAGATCCCAAAGTTATTGCTCGGACTCCTAGTCCTTGCCTTCCTCCTATTGGTGGAGAAAGGAAAAGTGCCATCAACAATGTTAACTCATTCAACACTGAGACTCCAGATCTGGTTCATGCTTTGTCGGGTTTGAACTTGTCAAATGGTGGGCTTGACGAGGAAAGTCATCTGACTCAGCAAATTGAACTTGATGATGATCGCCAGGATTATCTTCTCCATATGAGAAATATTCAGAATAATGCTAACAACCAACATATGTATGCTAAGAAACCTGACTTTGGGCATTTCCAATCATCATCCTCCATGTACTCTCCCAATAATTTGCATTTAAAAGGATTTCCTTCCTCACCTCATAATGGCAGTACAGGAAATTTATCTCCCTTATACCAGCATCAGCAGCTGCAACTTGATAGTCCCAATTCACCCTTTTTGAACTATGGGCATCCTGGTAATTCAACTCTCCCCCCTTTATATGAATATGCTGCCAATGCATCAGGTATGGCAATTCCTGGAATGGATACTCTTTTTCTTGGTGGAAGTTCTGCAGCATCAGAGATGCAGAATTTCAGTAGGATGGGAAATCAGATGGGTGGAGGTGGTTTTCAGGCAAATCAAATTGACCCTTTATATCTTCAGTACTTACAGTCAGCTGACTATGCCTCTGCACATGTTGGAAATCCCAACAACCTTTCAATGGACCGGAATTATCTTGGGAATTCATATGTAGATTTAGTCAGGAAGGCGTATGGTGGAGCTATGCTATCTCCTCAGAAATCACAATATGGTCTTTCATCTGGCCCTAAGTATAGCGGTTCTAATTACTATGGAAATCTAGCATATAACAATGGTTTTTCATATCCTGCAAGTCCGCGGTCATCTCCTGTCTTTCCAAATGGCCGAGCTGTACCTGGGAGTCCAATGAGAAGCATAGTCGGGGATGTAATAGGACCTTGGAATCTACAAGGTGGTAGAAATGTACAAGATAGCTTGGGTTCCTCTTTGTTGGAAGAATTTAAGAGCAACAAAACTAGGTCTTTTGAACTATCTGAAATTACTGGGCATGTTGTGGAGTTCAG TGCGGATCAATATGGGAGCCGTTTTATTCAACAGAAGCTTGAGACTGCAACAATAGAGGAGAAAAATATGGTATTTGAGGAAATTAATCCTCAGGCTCTTAATCTGATGACTGATGTGTTTGGAAATTATGTGATTCAAAAG TTCTTTGAATATGGTATGGCATCACAGAGAAGAGTATTGGCTGACAAACTCTTTAGTAATGTGCTATCACTTGGCCTTCAAATGTATGGTTGCAGAGTGATTCAGAAG GCTATTGAAGTTGTTGATCTGGACCAAAAGATAAAAATGGTTGGAGAGCTTGAAGGTCATGTGATGCGGTGTGTTCGTGATCAGAATGGTAACCATGTGATTCAGAAATGTATTGAATGTGTCCCTGAAGAGCATATCCAGTTCATTGTTACCACTTTCTTTGATCAAGTTGTCACCCTTTCAACTCATCCATATGGATGCCGTGTCATACAG AGAATATTGGAGCACTGCAAGGATCCAATGACACAGAGTAAAGTGATGGTTGAAATTTTAGGATCTGTTAGCATGTTGGCACAAGATCAATATGGCAATTATGTTGTTCAG CATGTGCTAGAGCAAGGAAATGACAGCGAGCGTTCAACAATAATTAGAGAGCTAGCCGTGAACATAGTTCAAATGAGCCAACAGAAGTTTGCATCCAATGTCGTTGAAAAGTGTCTGTTGTTTGGTGATCCCTCTCAAAGACAACTTCTTGTCAATGAGATGCTTGGCACCACAGATGAAAATGAACCACTTCAG GCAATGATGAAAGACCAGTTTGCAAATTACGTTGTACAGAAGGTTCTGGAAACTTGCAATGATGAGCAACGCGAGCTTATCCTTTCACGAATTAAAGTCCATCTGAATGCTCTGAAGAAATATACATATGGGAAACACATTGTGGCTCGTGTAGAGAAGCTAGTTGCTGCTGGAG AGAGGAGAGTTGCATTACAGCATTCTTCATATCCCGCAGCTTAG